One region of Salvia miltiorrhiza cultivar Shanhuang (shh) chromosome 3, IMPLAD_Smil_shh, whole genome shotgun sequence genomic DNA includes:
- the LOC131018065 gene encoding acylamino-acid-releasing enzyme 2-like produces MSNHTRSIAVQSAMDEEEYASMSKLLQEFTSIPAIDKAWTFKSETEDASTGMFLLMSSHQTSRQRKRSRSRATQLSRKATTVVKSNLCLLLED; encoded by the exons ATGAGCAACCATACAAG AAGTATAGCAGTTCAATCAGCCATGGATGAAGAAGAATATGCTTCTATGTCTAAGTTGCTACAAGAATTTACAAGCATCCCAGCCATTGATAAAGCATGGACTTTCAAATCTGAGACTG AAGATGCTTCCACTGGAATGTTCCTACTCATGTCCAGCCATCAAACAAGTCGTCAGAGAAAACGGTCCAGATCAAGGGCCACCCAATTGAGCAGAAAAGCAACTACTGTGGTTAAGTCTAATCTTTGTTTACTGTTAGAAGACTAA
- the LOC131018514 gene encoding uncharacterized protein LOC131018514, whose product MNHHNIGSSSLLSHSSSSSSDDELEQLINECDVEHQLMGQHILNNNLIVAQLAEYKNATKIHGGSVLGHKVIHRDREAAAHRLFNDYFSENPTFNEGMFRRLFRMSRSLFLRIVDAVKNHNGFFEQRMDCTGRWGLSTLQKITAAFRILAYGVPADATDEYINIGESTAIKCVKKFCRAIVEIFSDQYLRSPNASDVARLLYIGKQRGFPGMLGSLDCMHWKWKNCPTGWASSYAGRSGSPTIILEIVADYDLWIWHAFFGMPGSNNDINVLERSHLFSDLARGITPPAHYVIQGKEYNVGYYLADGIYLKWSTLVQTFYEPRSVKKKFFAMRHESCRKDVERAFGVLQSRFAIVANPARYWQKKHLDNIMKACIIMHNMIVEDERDLSAPIEIAREVPIPDVETMPNETNHFQDFLGRYKKSKIELLTLRFVMH is encoded by the coding sequence ATGAATCATCATAATATTGGTTCTTCTTCACTACTTTCTCATTCAAGTTCAAGCTCATCTGATGATGAGCTTGAACAATTAATCAACGAGTGTGATGTTGAACATCAATTGATGGGTCAACATATTTTGAATAACAATCTTATTGTAGCTCAACTGGCTGAATATAAAAATGCTACAAAAATTCATGGAGGTTCAGTTCTTGGTCACAAGGTAATCCATCGTGACCGAGAAGCAGCAGCTCATCGTCTCTTCAACGACTATTTTTCTGAAAATCCAACATTCAACGAAGGAATGTTTCGTAGACTCTTTCGAATGTCTCGAAGTCTATTCCTCCGTATTGTTGATGCTGTCAAAAATCATAATGGTTTTTTCGAGCAACGCATGGATTGCACAGGAAGATGGGGCTTGTCCACACTGCAAAAAATAACAGCTGCCTTTCGAATATTGGCATACGGGGTACCAGCAGATGCTACTGACGAGTACATAAATATTGGTGAGTCCACTGCAATTAAATGTGTCAAGAAATTCTGTCGTGCAATTGTGGAAATATTTTCTGATCAATATCTAAGATCTCCTAATGCTAGTGATGTTGCTAGACTACTTTATATTGGTAAACAACGTGGATTTCCAGGAATGTTAGgtagtcttgattgtatgcattggaaGTGGAAAAATTGTCCAACAGGTTGGGCAAGCTCATATGCCGGTCGTAGTGGCTCTCCAACAATTATTCTTGAAATAGTTGCTGATTATGACCTTTGGATATGGCATGCATTCTTTGGTATGCCAGGATCCAATAATGATATTAATGTGTTGGAAAGATCTCATCTTTTCAGTGACCTTGCTAGAGGTATCACTCCACCCGCACATTATGTCATACAAGGAAAAGAGTATAATGTGGGCTATTATTTAGCAGATGGTATATATCTCAAGTGGTCCACACTTGTACAAACTTTTTATGAGCCACGCTCTGTGAAAAAAAAGTTTTTTGCAATGAGACATGAATCGTGTAGGAAAGATGTGGAGCGTGCATTCGGAGTTCTTCAAAGTCGATTTGCAATTGTTGCAAATCCAGCTCGCTACTGGCAAAAGAAACATTTGGATAATATAATGAAAGCGTGTATTATTATGCACAATATGATTGTTGAGGATGAACGTGACCTGTCTGCACCAATTGAAATTGCAAGAGAAGTGCCAATTCCAGATGTTGAAACAATGCCAAATGAAACAAACCATTTCCAAGATTTTCTTGGACGCTATAAAAAATCAAAGATAGAGTTGCTCACTTTGCGCTTCGTGATGCATTAG
- the LOC131018515 gene encoding uncharacterized protein LOC131018515 has protein sequence MASSRQPNYTIDEDKHLCRVYLEISQDSETGIHQRKENFWDRVREVYNEEKPNPNMYTRSSRSLETRMQVILSSVSKLKGCIQQVEYLNPSGCSENDIFTRAKELMMLDTKYKKGFKFEHVWSIMKDYQKFDCPSQNSRQQMSASQSDSLPQSPISPDGLSNFSINLSDGSGSGSGSSHRPDGVKKTKNKRKKCEDMSNFLKVIEQGNKRIGDLMENSSTTKEQILQLQMQKIEAKNKATEAKKQAIAFQMWESDNKILMMDTDNISDPVRRDYFKSEQAKIIFKRQQHSSPYDAFNMFGGNFHDFGGSGSDIGGSGSDVGGSGSDLGPY, from the exons ATGGCTTCTTCTCGACAGCCTAATTACACAATTGATGAAGATAAACATCTTTGTCGTGTGTATTTGGAGATATCTCAAGATTCAGAAACAGGAATAcaccaaagaaaagaaaatttttggGATCGTGTTAGGGAGGTTTACAACGAGGAGAAACCCAATCCAAATATGTATACTCGAAGTTCAAGATCACTTGAAACTCGCATGCAGGTTATTTTGAGTTCGGTTTCAAAACTCAAAGGGTGTATACAACAAGTGGAATATCTAAATCCAAGTGGTTGTTCTGAAAATGATATT TTCACTCGTGCAAAAGAATTGATGATGCTAGACACAAAATATAAGAAAGGCTTCAAGTTCGAGCATGTGTGGTCTATTATGAAAGATTATCAAAAGTTTGATTGTCCTTCACAAAACTCTCGACAACAAATGTCTGCATCTCAGTCAGATTCACTACCACAATCTCCTATCTCACCTGATGGATTGTCTAATTTTTCTATCAATTTAAGCGATGGTAGTGGCAGTGGTTCTGGATCGTCACACCGTCCAGATGGTGTGAAAAAGaccaaaaacaaaagaaaaaaatgtgaaGATATGTCTAATTTTTTGAAAGTAATTGAACAAGGAAATAAACGAATTGGAGATTTAATGGAAAACTCATCAACCACAAAAGAGCAAATTTTGCAACTACAAATGCAGAAGATTGAAGCAAAAAACAAAGCTACTGAAGCAAAAAAACAAGCTATTGCATTCCAAATGTGGGAATCAGATAATAAAATTCTAATGATGGACACCGACAATATTTCTGATCCTGTTCGCCGAGATTATTTCAAAAGTGAACAAgcaaaaatcatttttaaaagaCAACAACATTCAAGTCCATATGATGCTTTCAATATGTTTGGAGGAAATTTTCATGATTTTGGAGGATCAGGAAGCGACATTGGAGGATCTGGAAGCGATGTTGGAGGATCTGGAAGTGATCTTGGACCTTACTAG
- the LOC131018068 gene encoding meiotic recombination protein SPO11-2, whose translation MGDLLKNSIFFSDQHICYADILPPSEVRLRIEVAILSFLRNLSSSTPSVSDIPLISRKMSNSRVSRGLLTENTRIFLSDSFSTKSLMNENTANSLIRVWKVMEMCYQILGQEKKVTQRELFYKLLSDSPQYFTSQLQVNRSIQDLVALLRCSRYSLGIMATSRGVVAGRLILQEPNQDVIDCSVCGSSGYAISGDLNFLENLVIKSDARYIIVVEKHAVFQRLAEDRLFNQIPCILITAKGYPDIGTRFLLHRMSREFPQLPILALVDWNPAGLAILCTFKFGSVTMGLEAYRYACNVKWLGLRKDDIEQLIPEESLIPLKPRDYQIAKSLESSEMLQDTYKEELAAMIQSGRRSEIEALYFNGYDFLGKYIGKKIVQANYI comes from the exons ATGGGAGACCTGCTGAAGAACTCCATATTTTTTTCAGATCAACACATTTGCTACGCCGATATCCTTCCTCCTTCTGAG GTTCGGCTTCGGATCGAAGTTGCAATCCTTAGTTTCCTGAGAAACCTCAGTTCCTCAACTCCGTCAGTATCAGATATACCTTTG ATTAGCAGGAAGATGAGCAATAGCAGAGTTAGTCGAGGATTACTGACCGAAAACACGAGGATTTTTCTTTCGGATTCGTTTTCTACGAAGTCTTTGATGAATGAGAACACTGCTAATTCACTAATTAGAG TGTGGAAGGTGATGGAAATGTGTTACCAGATTCTGGGTCAAGAGAAGAAAGTAACTCAGAGGGAGTTATTTTACAAACTGCTAAGCGATTCGCCGCAATATTTCACCTCTCAATTACAGGTTAACCGGAGTATCCAAG ATTTGGTAGCATTGCTGAGATGCAGCCGTTATAGCCTCGGCATCATGGCTACGAGCAGAGGAGTAGTTGCTGGGCGTCTTATACTGCAG GAGCCAAATCAAGATGTTATTGACTGTTCTGTTTGTGGATCGTCTGGTTATGCCATCTCCGGAGACCTAAATTTCCTAGAAAATTTGGTGATCAAGAGCGATGCTAGATACATAATTGTGGTAGAGAAG CATGCCGTATTCCAGAGGCTAGCTGAAGATCGCTTGTTCAACCAAATCCCGTGCATCCTCATCACGGCAAAAGGATATCCAGACATCGGGACCAG ATTTCTCTTGCACCGGATGAGCCGAGAGTTCCCTCAGCTACCGATTCTAGCCCTTGTTGACTG GAATCCAGCTGGATTGGCAATACTGTGCACCTTCAAGTTTGGAAGTGTAACAATGGGGCTGGAAGCATACCGATATG CTTGCAATGTCAAGTGGCTCGGGTTGCGGAAGGATGACATCGAGCAACTCATACCAGAGGAATCTTTGATTCCATTGAAGCCACGAGATTATCAAATCGCCAAAAGCTTGGAGTCCTCTGAGATGTTGCAG GATACTTACAAGGAAGAGCTAGCCGCCATGATTCAAAGTGGTCGTAGATCAGAAATAGAAGCCCTTTACTTCAATGGATATGATTTCTTGGGTAagtatatagggaagaaaattGTACAAGCCAATTACATATGA